In Candidatus Sulfurimonas marisnigri, a single genomic region encodes these proteins:
- a CDS encoding response regulator transcription factor, translated as MSNVDLVQLTQETKKLTAMVVEDEKVVNELLSSTFKNFFSTVGSYFNSEDALNAYMKSAPDVVFVDIIMSGMDGIELSRKIREINPTQIIIVISASNDIEKISESIEVGVNSFIQKPIDTKKIIELLTSVMSMINKKKKIETKTFSISLPLDLYEIVNENAKAESISKNAVIIRALRSFYD; from the coding sequence ATGTCAAATGTAGATTTGGTTCAATTGACACAAGAAACAAAAAAATTAACAGCTATGGTTGTTGAAGACGAAAAAGTAGTAAATGAACTTTTAAGTTCAACTTTCAAAAACTTTTTTTCAACTGTAGGGTCATACTTCAATAGTGAAGATGCACTTAATGCTTATATGAAGTCAGCTCCAGATGTTGTTTTTGTTGATATCATTATGTCAGGAATGGACGGAATTGAACTTTCTCGTAAGATTCGTGAAATCAACCCTACTCAAATAATTATTGTAATTTCTGCAAGTAATGATATTGAAAAAATATCTGAGTCTATTGAAGTTGGAGTAAATAGTTTTATTCAAAAACCAATAGATACTAAAAAAATTATTGAATTACTTACGAGTGTTATGTCTATGATTAATAAAAAGAAAAAAATAGAGACTAAAACATTTTCTATTTCTCTTCCTTTAGACCTTTATGAAATAGTTAATGAAAATGCAAAAGCTGAAAGTATTTCTAAAAATGCTGTTATAATTAGAGCTCTTCGTAGTTTTTACGACTAA
- a CDS encoding group III truncated hemoglobin — protein sequence MLELQNSITRKNIKNLMTLFYERAICDKELGPFFIHELGDDIASEDWKEHIELLADFWLAKLLGEKTYKGDLSGAHIRVPHIKKESFMKWIELFSASADEVYVSDISDRFKEKGLLFSEQFMRDLNI from the coding sequence ATGCTGGAACTTCAAAATAGTATTACAAGAAAAAATATAAAAAACTTAATGACTTTGTTTTACGAAAGAGCTATATGTGATAAAGAATTAGGTCCTTTTTTTATCCATGAACTTGGGGATGATATAGCAAGCGAGGATTGGAAAGAACATATAGAACTTTTAGCTGATTTTTGGCTGGCTAAACTTTTGGGTGAAAAGACTTATAAAGGAGACCTTTCTGGTGCGCATATTAGAGTTCCTCATATAAAAAAAGAAAGTTTTATGAAGTGGATAGAGCTTTTTTCAGCATCAGCTGATGAAGTGTATGTCTCTGATATTTCTGATCGTTTTAAGGAAAAAGGTTTACTCTTTTCTGAACAATTTATGCGTGACTTAAATATCTAA
- a CDS encoding glucosaminidase domain-containing protein, with translation MLLNKLPIILIAISIGFTSLLSSQYSFRKYPHVKNFYYDICVDVIEIGVKNNIPPAAIMAIAGLESGYGRGYVAQITGNILSLGAFKGDKELPRLYLPYSKSNKVVIFDKKIIKKHQTGDLFWQTRPKNLKRDYRPVPHAGTVKNLELLKYDKNLKRIANRACINDFATRWIVSKSKVKVFRDAKLWLNRQVSLYGVGILFEIGTNEHFIDMIGGHPHSFNYRDGWPKKTKLIMKKVGLIELARAVHIDNMDFNKAWSNK, from the coding sequence ATGTTATTAAATAAACTTCCAATTATACTTATAGCCATATCTATAGGTTTTACGAGCCTTTTGTCAAGCCAATATTCATTTAGGAAGTATCCACATGTAAAAAACTTCTATTATGATATTTGCGTAGATGTTATTGAAATTGGAGTTAAAAACAATATTCCTCCGGCGGCAATAATGGCAATTGCAGGATTAGAATCTGGATATGGAAGAGGTTATGTAGCCCAAATTACTGGAAATATCCTTAGTCTTGGCGCATTTAAAGGAGACAAAGAACTTCCAAGACTTTATCTCCCCTACTCCAAATCTAATAAAGTGGTTATATTTGATAAAAAAATTATTAAAAAGCATCAAACAGGTGATTTATTTTGGCAAACAAGACCTAAAAATTTAAAAAGAGATTATAGACCAGTTCCTCATGCCGGTACTGTAAAGAACTTAGAGCTACTGAAATATGATAAAAACTTAAAACGTATTGCAAATCGAGCTTGTATAAATGATTTTGCAACTAGATGGATAGTGAGTAAGTCTAAAGTTAAAGTTTTTAGAGATGCAAAACTTTGGTTAAATCGTCAGGTTTCATTGTATGGGGTAGGTATACTGTTTGAGATTGGTACAAATGAACATTTTATAGATATGATAGGAGGACATCCTCACTCATTTAACTACAGGGATGGTTGGCCTAAAAAAACTAAACTGATTATGAAAAAAGTTGGTTTAATAGAACTAGCAAGAGCTGTGCATATAGATAACATGGATTTCAATAAAGCCTGGAGTAATAAATGA